One genomic region from Streptomyces sp. NBC_00582 encodes:
- the aroQ gene encoding type II 3-dehydroquinate dehydratase: MPHTLATAPIMILNGPNLNLLGQRQPEIYGSDTLADVEAMCVKAAAAHGGTVDFRQSNHEGQLVDWIHEARLNHCGVVINPGAYSHTSVAILDALNTCDGLPVLEVHISNIHRRESFRHHSYVSLRADGVIAGCGVQGYVFGVERVAALAGTGKADA; this comes from the coding sequence GTGCCCCACACCCTGGCCACCGCCCCGATCATGATCCTGAACGGCCCCAACCTGAACCTCCTGGGTCAGCGCCAGCCGGAGATCTACGGGTCCGACACGCTCGCCGACGTCGAGGCGATGTGTGTGAAGGCGGCGGCGGCCCACGGCGGCACGGTGGACTTCCGGCAGTCCAACCACGAGGGCCAACTGGTCGACTGGATCCACGAGGCGCGGCTGAACCACTGCGGCGTCGTGATCAACCCGGGTGCCTACTCGCACACGTCGGTCGCGATCCTGGACGCCCTCAACACCTGCGACGGCCTGCCGGTGCTGGAGGTCCACATCTCCAACATCCACCGGAGGGAGTCCTTCCGGCACCACTCGTACGTCTCCCTGCGCGCCGACGGCGTCATCGCGGGATGCGGGGTGCAGGGATACGTGTTCGGAGTGGAACGGGTCGCCGCGCTCGCGGGAACGGGCAAGGCCGACGCGTAA
- a CDS encoding amino acid ABC transporter ATP-binding protein, with protein sequence MSDAPVLRMESVRKTFGGSVVLRDVDLEVAPHTVTALIGASGSGKSTLLRCANLLEDIDDGAIWLDGEEITDPRTDQDAVRRRIGVVFQAYNLFPHMTVLENITLAPRRVHGVARAEAEERARELLERLGLGGRAGEYPDRLSGGQQQRVAIARALAVRPRLLLLDEITAALDPELVGEVLNVVRDLKGDGMTMVLATHEMGFAREVADQVCFLDGGVVLERGGAEQVFGDPQQERTRRFLRRIVEAGRL encoded by the coding sequence ATGAGCGACGCCCCGGTGCTGCGGATGGAGTCCGTCCGCAAGACCTTCGGCGGCTCGGTCGTCCTGCGGGACGTCGACCTGGAGGTCGCCCCGCACACGGTGACCGCGCTGATCGGCGCCTCCGGATCCGGCAAGTCCACGCTGTTGCGCTGTGCCAACCTCCTGGAGGACATCGACGACGGCGCGATCTGGCTGGACGGCGAGGAGATCACCGACCCGCGCACCGACCAGGACGCGGTACGGCGCCGTATCGGCGTGGTCTTCCAGGCCTACAACCTGTTCCCGCACATGACGGTGCTGGAGAACATCACGCTCGCCCCGCGCCGGGTGCACGGCGTGGCCCGCGCGGAGGCCGAGGAACGCGCCAGGGAGCTGCTGGAGCGGCTCGGACTGGGCGGCAGGGCCGGCGAGTATCCCGACCGGCTCAGCGGCGGCCAGCAGCAGCGTGTGGCGATCGCACGCGCCCTCGCCGTGCGTCCCCGGCTGCTGCTGCTCGACGAGATCACCGCCGCCCTCGACCCTGAGCTGGTCGGCGAGGTCCTGAACGTCGTCCGCGATCTGAAGGGCGACGGGATGACGATGGTGCTGGCCACGCACGAGATGGGCTTCGCCCGTGAGGTCGCCGACCAGGTGTGTTTCCTGGACGGAGGGGTGGTGCTGGAGCGCGGCGGCGCCGAGCAGGTGTTCGGCGATCCGCAGCAGGAGCGCACGCGGCGCTTCCTGCGGCGGATCGTGGAGGCCGGCCGGCTGTGA
- a CDS encoding amino acid ABC transporter permease: MTVTKDESGQEDADDQGDMPGGGDAYVPSRRRLERERYKRTRARRATAIAALSTLVTAAVLYLIVVGAPGWPRTKETFFNGQYAREAFPKVLEGLWLNVRLLFVCGVAVLVLGMLIAVARTLRGPVFFPLRVLAAAYTDFFRGLPLIINLMIVVLGVPALRLQGVTVDPVWLGGTALTLTYSAYVAEVFRAGIESVHPSQRAAARSLGLSNRQALRYVVLPQAVRRQVPPLLNDLVSLQKDTGLVSIGGAIDAVRAADIIVGRSLNYTPYIVAGLVFVALTIPMTRFTDWVTARMDSRRAQGGTT; the protein is encoded by the coding sequence GTGACCGTCACCAAGGACGAGTCCGGCCAGGAGGACGCGGACGACCAGGGTGACATGCCGGGGGGCGGCGACGCGTACGTCCCGTCCCGGCGGCGGCTGGAGCGTGAGCGCTACAAGCGCACACGGGCCCGCCGCGCCACGGCGATCGCCGCGCTGTCGACGCTGGTCACAGCCGCCGTCCTCTATCTGATCGTCGTCGGTGCGCCCGGCTGGCCGCGCACCAAGGAGACGTTCTTCAACGGGCAGTACGCGCGCGAGGCGTTCCCCAAGGTCCTCGAAGGACTCTGGCTGAACGTCCGGCTGCTGTTCGTCTGCGGCGTGGCCGTGCTCGTCCTCGGCATGCTCATCGCCGTGGCCCGCACCCTGCGCGGCCCGGTGTTCTTCCCCCTGCGGGTGCTGGCGGCGGCGTACACGGACTTCTTCCGGGGACTGCCGCTGATCATCAACCTGATGATCGTGGTCCTGGGCGTTCCGGCGCTGCGTCTGCAGGGCGTGACCGTCGACCCCGTGTGGCTGGGCGGTACGGCACTGACCCTGACGTACTCGGCGTACGTCGCCGAGGTGTTCCGCGCCGGCATCGAGTCCGTGCACCCCTCGCAGCGTGCGGCGGCCCGCTCCCTCGGTCTGTCCAACCGTCAGGCGCTGCGGTACGTGGTGCTCCCCCAGGCGGTGCGCCGTCAGGTGCCGCCGCTGCTGAACGACCTGGTGTCCCTGCAGAAGGACACCGGTCTGGTGTCGATCGGCGGCGCCATCGACGCCGTCCGGGCGGCGGACATCATCGTGGGCCGCAGCCTCAACTACACGCCGTACATCGTGGCCGGGCTGGTCTTCGTCGCCCTGACCATTCCGATGACGCGCTTCACGGACTGGGTGACGGCCCGGATGGACAGCCGGCGGGCCCAAGGAGGAACGACATGA
- a CDS encoding ABC transporter substrate-binding protein, translated as MHLAPRVLRRAAAGATVALLATAVGCAPQPEADASASSSASAGKTCAKGELATKTSGKLTIATDEPAYEPWFKDDKPSNGEGFESAVAYAVAQQLGYDKSAVVWQSVPFNKAFAPGEKTFDFDINQVSISAERKKAVDFSSGYYDVRQAVIALKGTKAAKATSVADLKGLKLGAQVGTTSLDYIDDVVKPTQQAAVYAKNDQAKSALKNGQVDAIVVDLPTAFYITAAEVTNAEIVGQFENQGGTPEQFGLVLDKGSALTSCVTAAVDALRKDGTLAKIEQQWLSDAVDAPVLK; from the coding sequence ATGCACCTCGCCCCTCGTGTCCTGCGCCGCGCCGCCGCCGGCGCCACCGTCGCCCTCCTCGCGACCGCGGTCGGCTGCGCCCCGCAGCCCGAGGCCGACGCGTCCGCCTCGTCCTCCGCCTCGGCTGGAAAGACCTGCGCCAAGGGCGAGTTGGCGACCAAGACCTCGGGAAAGCTGACGATCGCCACCGACGAACCGGCCTACGAGCCGTGGTTCAAGGACGACAAGCCGTCCAACGGCGAGGGCTTCGAGTCGGCGGTGGCGTACGCCGTGGCGCAGCAGCTCGGGTACGACAAGAGCGCCGTCGTCTGGCAGAGCGTGCCCTTCAACAAGGCCTTCGCGCCGGGTGAGAAGACCTTCGACTTCGACATCAACCAGGTGTCCATCAGCGCCGAGCGCAAGAAGGCCGTGGACTTCTCGTCCGGCTACTACGACGTCCGTCAGGCCGTCATCGCGCTGAAGGGCACGAAGGCCGCCAAGGCGACGAGCGTCGCGGACCTCAAGGGCCTCAAGCTCGGCGCCCAGGTCGGCACGACCAGCCTCGACTACATCGACGACGTGGTGAAGCCGACGCAGCAGGCCGCCGTCTACGCCAAGAACGACCAGGCCAAGTCCGCGCTGAAGAACGGTCAGGTGGACGCGATCGTCGTCGATCTGCCCACCGCCTTCTACATCACCGCCGCCGAGGTGACGAACGCCGAGATCGTCGGCCAGTTCGAGAACCAGGGCGGCACGCCGGAGCAGTTCGGCCTCGTCCTCGACAAGGGCAGCGCCCTCACCTCGTGCGTGACCGCCGCCGTGGACGCCCTCCGCAAGGACGGCACCCTGGCGAAGATCGAGCAGCAGTGGCTCTCCGACGCCGTCGACGCCCCGGTGCTCAAGTGA
- a CDS encoding MBL fold metallo-hydrolase, which translates to MTYSGEVTVGGPADVHELKDLMITKIAVGPMNNNAYLLRCRATDEQMLIDAANDAAALLGMIGDDGIASVVTTHQHGDHWQALAEVVAATGARTYAGREDAGGIPVPTDVPVDDGDVVRVGNVELTARHLVGHTPGSIALVYDDPHGHPHVFTGDCLFPGGVGNTWKDPEAFASLIHDVETKIFDVLPDETWVYPGHGNDTTLGAERPHLPEWHARGW; encoded by the coding sequence ATGACGTACAGCGGAGAGGTGACCGTCGGCGGCCCGGCGGACGTGCACGAGCTCAAGGACCTGATGATCACCAAGATCGCGGTCGGCCCGATGAACAACAACGCCTATCTGCTGCGCTGCCGGGCCACGGACGAGCAGATGCTGATCGACGCGGCCAACGACGCGGCGGCGCTGCTCGGGATGATCGGCGACGACGGCATCGCGTCCGTCGTCACCACCCATCAGCACGGCGACCACTGGCAGGCGCTCGCCGAGGTCGTGGCGGCCACGGGCGCGCGCACCTACGCGGGCCGGGAGGACGCCGGGGGCATCCCCGTGCCGACCGACGTCCCGGTCGACGACGGCGACGTCGTCCGGGTGGGGAACGTGGAGCTCACCGCGCGGCATCTGGTCGGGCACACCCCGGGCTCGATCGCGCTCGTCTACGACGACCCGCACGGGCATCCCCATGTCTTCACCGGCGACTGTCTCTTCCCGGGCGGCGTGGGCAACACCTGGAAGGATCCGGAGGCGTTCGCCAGCCTGATCCACGACGTCGAGACGAAGATCTTCGACGTGCTTCCGGACGAGACCTGGGTCTACCCCGGCCACGGCAACGACACCACGCTGGGCGCGGAGCGGCCCCATCTTCCGGAGTGGCACGCGCGCGGGTGGTGA
- a CDS encoding maleylpyruvate isomerase family mycothiol-dependent enzyme produces the protein MIDHAHDLGSVREATDRMLTAVGELDNAAVAEPSRLPGWSRGHVLAHLARNADALVNVLEGRPMYPDAAVRDADIERDAPRPLDVHLADLRESAARFQAAGAVPADWSRTVELRNGVTDEAARVPFRRRAEVELHHVDLGIGYELEDLPEDFVARQTDFLAERFAGHPDVAPARLTDGTHAWRTGREADAPEVAVTGAPADLLGWLTGRRDGSGLTVTGGPLPALPPL, from the coding sequence ATGATTGATCACGCTCATGACCTGGGGTCTGTACGTGAGGCGACCGACCGGATGCTCACCGCGGTCGGCGAACTGGACAACGCGGCGGTGGCGGAGCCGTCACGTCTGCCCGGCTGGAGCCGGGGTCATGTCCTCGCCCATCTCGCCCGCAACGCGGACGCCCTGGTGAACGTCCTCGAGGGCCGGCCCATGTACCCCGACGCCGCCGTCCGCGACGCCGACATCGAGCGGGACGCCCCGCGCCCCCTGGACGTCCACCTCGCCGACCTGCGCGAGAGCGCGGCCCGCTTCCAGGCGGCCGGGGCCGTGCCCGCCGACTGGTCGCGCACGGTGGAGCTGCGCAACGGGGTCACCGACGAGGCCGCCCGTGTCCCCTTCCGGCGCCGGGCGGAGGTGGAGCTGCACCATGTCGACCTCGGGATCGGCTACGAGCTGGAGGATCTGCCGGAGGACTTCGTCGCACGGCAGACCGACTTCCTCGCGGAGCGGTTCGCCGGGCACCCCGACGTGGCGCCGGCCCGCCTGACGGACGGCACGCACGCGTGGCGCACCGGGCGGGAGGCGGACGCCCCGGAGGTTGCCGTCACCGGGGCCCCCGCCGACCTGCTGGGCTGGCTCACCGGGCGCCGCGACGGATCCGGGCTGACCGTGACCGGCGGGCCGTTGCCGGCCCTGCCCCCGCTATAG
- the uvrA gene encoding excinuclease ABC subunit UvrA gives MADRLIVRGAREHNLKNVSLDLPRDSLIVFTGLSGSGKSSLAFDTIFAEGQRRYVESLSSYARQFLGQMDKPDVDFIEGLSPAVSIDQKSTSRNPRSTVGTITEVYDYLRLLFARIGKPHCPECGRPISRQSPQAIVDRVLEFPEGSRFQVLSPLVRERKGEFVDLFADLQTKGYSRARVDGETIQLSSPPTLKKQEKHTIEVVVDRLTVKDSAKRRLTDSVETALGLSGGMVVLDFVDLPEGDPERERMFSEHLYCPYDDLSFEELEPRSFSFNSPFGACPECTGIGTRMEVDPELIVPDEDKSLDEGAIHPWSHGHTKDYFGRLIGALADALGFRTDIPFAGLPQRAKKALLHGHKTQIEVRYRNRYGRERVYTTPFEGAVPFVKRRHSEAESDASRERFEGYMREVPCPTCEGTRLKPIVLAVTIMEKSIAEVSAMSISDCADFLGELRLNARDKKIAERVLKEVNERLRFLVDVGLDYLSLNRAAGTLSGGEAQRIRLATQIGSGLVGVLYVLDEPSIGLHQRDNHRLIETLVRLRDMGNTLIVVEHDEDTIKVADWVVDIGPGAGEHGGKVVHSGSLKELLANAESQTGQYLSGRKSIPLPDIRRPRDPSRQLTVHGARENNLQDIDVSFPLGVFTAVTGVSGSGKSTLVNDILYTHLARELNGARNVPGRHTRVDGDDLVDKVVHVDQSPIGRTPRSNPATYTGVFDHVRKLFAETTEAKVRGYQPGRFSFNVKGGRCENCAGDGTIKIEMNFLPDVYVPCEVCHGARYNRETLEVHYKGKSIADVLNMPIEEATDFFEAVPAIARHLNTLKDVGLGYVRLGQSATTLSGGEAQRVKLASELQRRSTGRTVYVLDEPTTGLHFEDISKLLKVLAGLVDKGNTVIVIEHNLDVIKTADWVVDMGPEGGAGGGLVVAEGTPEEVAGVPASHTGKFLREILGADRISDAAPVKAPRKTAARKTVAARTANNTVTKKVPAAAKKAAPAKKTTRARKA, from the coding sequence GTGGCCGACCGTCTCATCGTCCGTGGCGCGCGCGAGCACAACCTCAAGAATGTCTCGCTCGACCTGCCGCGCGACTCGCTCATCGTCTTCACGGGCCTGTCGGGGTCGGGCAAGTCCTCGCTGGCCTTCGACACCATCTTCGCCGAGGGGCAGCGGCGCTACGTGGAGTCGCTCTCCTCGTACGCCCGCCAGTTCCTCGGCCAGATGGACAAGCCGGACGTGGACTTCATCGAAGGTCTCTCGCCGGCCGTCTCCATCGACCAGAAGTCGACCTCGCGCAATCCGCGCTCGACGGTCGGCACCATCACCGAGGTCTACGACTACCTGCGTCTGCTGTTCGCGCGCATCGGCAAGCCGCACTGTCCCGAGTGCGGCCGTCCCATCTCGCGCCAGTCGCCGCAGGCCATCGTCGACCGGGTCCTGGAGTTCCCCGAGGGCAGTCGCTTCCAGGTGCTCTCGCCGCTGGTGCGCGAGCGCAAGGGAGAGTTCGTCGACCTCTTCGCCGATCTCCAGACGAAGGGCTACTCCCGCGCGCGCGTGGACGGCGAGACGATCCAGCTCTCCAGCCCGCCCACGCTGAAGAAGCAGGAGAAGCACACCATCGAGGTGGTCGTCGACCGCCTCACGGTGAAGGACTCCGCCAAGCGGCGCCTCACCGACTCCGTCGAGACCGCCCTCGGCCTCTCCGGCGGCATGGTCGTGCTCGACTTCGTCGACCTCCCCGAGGGCGACCCCGAGCGCGAGCGCATGTTCTCGGAGCACCTCTACTGCCCGTACGACGACCTGTCCTTCGAGGAGCTGGAGCCCCGCTCCTTCTCCTTCAACTCGCCCTTCGGCGCCTGCCCCGAGTGCACCGGCATCGGCACCCGCATGGAGGTCGACCCCGAACTGATCGTCCCGGACGAGGACAAGTCCCTCGACGAGGGCGCCATCCACCCCTGGTCGCACGGCCACACCAAGGACTACTTCGGCCGTCTGATCGGCGCCCTCGCGGACGCGCTGGGCTTCAGGACCGACATCCCCTTCGCCGGGCTGCCGCAGCGCGCGAAGAAGGCCCTGCTGCACGGCCACAAGACACAGATCGAGGTCCGCTACCGCAACCGCTACGGCCGCGAGCGTGTGTACACCACGCCCTTCGAGGGCGCCGTCCCGTTCGTCAAGCGCCGGCACAGCGAGGCCGAGAGCGACGCCAGCCGTGAGCGCTTCGAGGGCTACATGCGCGAGGTGCCCTGCCCCACCTGTGAGGGCACGCGCCTGAAGCCGATCGTCCTCGCGGTCACGATCATGGAGAAGTCGATCGCCGAGGTCTCCGCGATGTCCATCAGCGACTGCGCGGACTTCCTGGGCGAGCTCAGGCTCAACGCCCGCGACAAGAAGATCGCCGAACGCGTCCTGAAGGAGGTCAACGAACGGCTGCGCTTCCTGGTCGACGTCGGCCTCGACTACCTCTCCCTCAACCGCGCGGCCGGCACGCTCTCCGGCGGCGAGGCCCAGCGCATCCGCCTGGCCACCCAGATCGGCTCCGGACTCGTCGGCGTGCTCTACGTCCTCGACGAGCCGTCCATCGGCCTGCACCAGCGCGACAACCACCGGCTGATCGAGACCCTGGTCCGGCTGCGCGACATGGGCAACACGCTCATCGTCGTCGAGCACGACGAGGACACCATCAAGGTCGCCGACTGGGTCGTCGACATCGGCCCCGGCGCCGGTGAGCACGGCGGCAAGGTCGTCCACAGCGGCTCCCTGAAGGAGCTGCTCGCCAACGCCGAGTCGCAGACCGGTCAGTATCTGTCCGGCAGGAAGTCGATCCCGCTGCCCGACATCCGGCGCCCGCGCGACCCCTCCCGGCAGCTCACCGTGCACGGCGCCCGCGAGAACAACCTCCAGGACATCGACGTGTCCTTCCCGCTGGGCGTGTTCACGGCCGTCACCGGCGTCTCCGGCTCCGGCAAGTCCACCCTGGTCAACGACATCCTGTACACCCACCTGGCCCGCGAACTGAACGGCGCGAGGAACGTACCGGGGCGGCACACCCGCGTGGACGGCGACGACCTCGTCGACAAGGTGGTGCACGTCGACCAGTCGCCCATCGGCCGCACCCCCCGCTCCAACCCGGCCACGTACACCGGCGTCTTCGACCATGTCCGCAAGCTGTTCGCCGAGACCACCGAGGCGAAGGTCCGCGGCTACCAGCCCGGCCGCTTCTCCTTCAACGTCAAGGGCGGCCGCTGCGAGAACTGCGCGGGCGACGGCACCATCAAGATCGAGATGAACTTCCTCCCGGACGTCTACGTCCCGTGCGAGGTCTGCCACGGCGCCCGGTACAACCGGGAGACCCTGGAGGTCCACTACAAGGGCAAGTCCATCGCCGACGTCCTGAACATGCCGATCGAGGAGGCCACGGACTTCTTCGAGGCCGTCCCGGCGATCGCCCGCCACCTCAACACGCTGAAGGACGTGGGCCTCGGCTACGTCCGGCTCGGCCAGTCCGCGACCACCCTCTCCGGCGGTGAGGCACAGCGCGTCAAGCTCGCCAGCGAGCTCCAGCGCCGCTCCACCGGCCGCACGGTCTACGTCCTGGACGAGCCGACCACGGGCCTGCACTTCGAGGACATCAGCAAGCTCCTCAAGGTCCTCGCCGGCCTCGTCGACAAGGGCAACACGGTCATCGTCATCGAGCACAACCTCGATGTGATCAAGACCGCCGACTGGGTCGTCGACATGGGCCCCGAGGGTGGCGCGGGCGGTGGCCTGGTCGTCGCCGAGGGCACACCGGAGGAGGTCGCCGGGGTTCCGGCCAGCCACACCGGCAAGTTCCTGCGCGAGATCCTCGGCGCCGACCGCATCAGCGACGCGGCCCCGGTGAAGGCCCCGCGCAAGACGGCGGCGCGCAAGACGGTCGCGGCCAGGACCGCCAACAACACGGTGACCAAGAAGGTCCCCGCGGCCGCCAAGAAGGCCGCCCCCGCGAAGAAGACGACCCGGGCCCGCAAGGCCTGA
- a CDS encoding carbohydrate kinase family protein, with product MIVVAGEALIDLVPRGTEALAALQPALGGGPFNTAVALGRLGSPTAFCSRVSYDAFGEALLGRLREAGVDVSAVQRGPEPTTLAVATVGGDGSAAYSFYVDGTADRLFAAPATLPAGTRAVSFGTCSLVLEPGASAYEELLRTAAGQGVFTALDPNIRSGLIPDADAYRARFKSWLPLVNLLKLSEEDALWLGGTPHEWLSAGPSAVVITHGAAGLSVVTRDHGVYAVPGEPVDVVDTIGAGDTVNAALLHGLSVRDALSPTALAGLGAEGWQRLLRFAARAAAVTCSRAGAEPPYASELGDS from the coding sequence GTGATCGTCGTCGCCGGTGAGGCCCTCATCGACCTGGTACCGCGGGGCACGGAGGCCCTCGCGGCTCTGCAGCCGGCACTGGGCGGCGGTCCCTTCAACACGGCTGTCGCCCTCGGCCGCCTCGGCTCCCCCACCGCCTTCTGCTCCCGTGTGTCGTACGACGCGTTCGGGGAGGCGCTGCTCGGCCGGCTGCGGGAGGCGGGTGTGGACGTGTCCGCCGTGCAGCGGGGCCCGGAGCCGACGACGCTCGCGGTGGCCACCGTCGGCGGCGACGGCTCCGCGGCGTACTCCTTCTACGTCGACGGGACCGCCGACCGTCTGTTCGCCGCCCCCGCCACCCTGCCGGCGGGGACGCGGGCGGTGTCCTTCGGCACCTGTTCGCTGGTGCTGGAGCCGGGTGCGAGCGCGTACGAGGAGCTGTTGCGGACCGCGGCGGGGCAGGGCGTGTTCACCGCGCTGGACCCGAACATCCGGTCCGGGCTGATCCCCGACGCGGACGCCTACCGGGCGCGTTTCAAGAGCTGGCTGCCTTTGGTGAACCTGCTCAAGCTCTCGGAGGAGGACGCCCTGTGGCTGGGCGGCACTCCGCACGAGTGGCTGTCCGCCGGTCCCTCGGCCGTCGTGATCACGCACGGCGCCGCCGGGCTGAGCGTCGTCACCCGGGACCACGGCGTGTACGCGGTGCCGGGCGAGCCGGTCGACGTGGTGGACACCATCGGCGCCGGCGACACCGTGAACGCGGCCCTGCTGCACGGTCTTTCGGTGCGGGACGCCCTGTCGCCCACGGCCCTCGCGGGTCTGGGTGCCGAGGGCTGGCAGCGGTTGCTGCGGTTCGCCGCCCGCGCGGCGGCGGTCACGTGCTCGCGGGCGGGTGCGGAGCCGCCGTACGCCTCGGAGCTGGGCGACTCGTGA
- the uvrC gene encoding excinuclease ABC subunit UvrC has protein sequence MADPSSYRPQPGQIPDSPGVYRFRDEHRRVIYVGKAKSLRQRLANYFQDLAGLHPRTRTMVTTAASVEWTVVSTEVEALQLEYSWIKEYDPRFNVKYRDDKSYPYLAVTMNEEFPRVQVMRGHKKKGVRYFGPYAHAWAIRDTVDLLLRVFPVRTCSAGVFKNASRTGRPCLLGYIGKCSAPCVGRIPAEDHWELADEFCDFMAGRTGTHLRRLEKQMTEAAEEMEYERAARLRDDIGALKKAMEKNAVVFADATDADVIAVAEDELEAAVQIFHVRGGRVRGQRGWVTDKVEEITTGALVEHALQQLYGEETGDAVPKEVLVPALPDPVEPVQEWLTGRRGSGVSLRIPQRGDKRALMETVQRNAQQALVLHKTRRASDLTTRSRALEEIAEALDLDSAPLRIECYDISHLQGDDVVASMVVFEDGLARKSEYRRFQIKGFEGQDDVRSMHEVITRRFRRYLAEKERTGEWTDAESALPDGDATASASSTASASGAGLPDGATLANGKEAPLAAGLKDDEGRPKRFAYPPQLVVVDGGQPQVAAARRALDELGIDDIAVCGLAKRLEEVWLPHDDDPVVLPRTSEGLYLLQRVRDEAHRFAITYQRAKRAKRLRSGPLDDVPGLGETRKQALIKHFGSVKRLRAATVEQICEVPGIGRKTAETIAAALAQAAPPAPAVNTATGEIIDDEEPETTAGSPGDPVTAGAPEERRGQET, from the coding sequence ATGGCCGACCCCTCCAGCTACCGCCCCCAGCCGGGACAGATCCCGGACTCTCCCGGGGTGTACAGGTTCCGCGACGAGCACCGCCGGGTGATCTACGTCGGAAAGGCGAAGAGCCTGCGCCAGCGCCTGGCGAACTACTTCCAGGACCTCGCGGGCCTCCACCCGCGCACCCGCACGATGGTCACCACGGCCGCGTCGGTGGAGTGGACGGTCGTGTCCACGGAGGTCGAGGCGCTGCAGCTGGAGTACTCCTGGATCAAGGAGTACGACCCCCGGTTCAACGTGAAGTACCGCGACGACAAGAGCTACCCGTATCTCGCGGTGACGATGAACGAGGAGTTCCCGCGGGTTCAGGTCATGCGCGGCCACAAGAAGAAGGGCGTCCGGTACTTCGGGCCGTACGCGCACGCGTGGGCGATCCGCGACACCGTCGACCTGCTGCTGCGCGTCTTCCCCGTACGCACCTGCTCCGCCGGCGTCTTCAAGAACGCCTCCCGCACCGGCCGGCCCTGTCTGCTCGGCTACATCGGCAAGTGCTCCGCGCCCTGCGTCGGCCGCATCCCCGCCGAGGACCACTGGGAACTGGCCGACGAGTTCTGCGACTTCATGGCGGGGCGCACCGGCACCCACCTCCGCCGCCTGGAGAAGCAGATGACGGAGGCGGCCGAGGAGATGGAGTACGAGCGGGCGGCCCGCCTGCGCGACGACATCGGGGCGCTGAAGAAGGCCATGGAGAAGAACGCCGTCGTGTTCGCGGACGCGACCGACGCCGATGTGATCGCGGTCGCCGAGGACGAGCTGGAGGCGGCCGTCCAGATCTTCCACGTCCGCGGCGGACGGGTGCGCGGCCAGCGCGGCTGGGTCACCGACAAGGTCGAGGAGATCACCACGGGCGCCCTCGTCGAGCACGCCCTGCAGCAGCTCTACGGCGAGGAGACCGGCGACGCCGTCCCCAAGGAGGTGCTGGTCCCCGCCCTGCCCGACCCGGTCGAACCCGTGCAGGAGTGGCTCACCGGCCGCCGCGGCTCGGGTGTCTCCCTGCGCATCCCGCAGCGCGGCGACAAGCGGGCCCTGATGGAGACCGTGCAGCGCAACGCCCAGCAGGCGCTCGTCCTGCACAAGACCAGGCGCGCCTCCGACCTGACCACGCGCTCGCGTGCCCTGGAGGAGATCGCCGAGGCCCTCGACCTGGACAGCGCCCCCCTGAGGATCGAGTGCTACGACATCTCGCATCTCCAGGGCGACGACGTGGTGGCCTCCATGGTCGTCTTCGAGGACGGGCTGGCCCGCAAGAGCGAGTACCGCCGCTTCCAGATCAAGGGCTTCGAGGGGCAGGACGACGTCCGCTCGATGCACGAGGTGATCACCCGCCGCTTCCGCCGCTACCTCGCCGAGAAGGAGCGCACGGGGGAGTGGACCGACGCCGAGAGCGCCCTCCCCGACGGTGACGCCACCGCCTCCGCCTCCTCCACCGCCTCTGCCTCCGGCGCCGGTCTCCCCGACGGCGCCACCCTCGCCAACGGCAAGGAAGCCCCCCTCGCCGCCGGCCTCAAGGACGACGAGGGGCGCCCCAAGCGCTTCGCCTACCCGCCCCAGCTCGTCGTCGTCGACGGCGGGCAGCCCCAGGTCGCGGCCGCCCGCCGCGCCCTCGACGAGCTCGGCATCGACGACATCGCCGTCTGCGGCCTCGCCAAGCGTCTGGAGGAGGTCTGGCTGCCGCACGACGACGACCCGGTCGTCCTGCCCCGCACCAGCGAGGGCCTCTACCTCCTCCAGCGCGTCCGTGACGAGGCCCACCGCTTCGCGATCACCTACCAGCGCGCCAAGCGGGCCAAGCGACTGCGCTCCGGTCCCCTGGACGACGTACCGGGCCTCGGTGAGACGCGCAAACAGGCGCTGATCAAGCACTTCGGCTCGGTGAAGCGGCTGCGCGCCGCGACGGTCGAACAGATATGCGAGGTCCCGGGCATAGGCCGCAAGACCGCCGAGACCATCGCGGCGGCCCTCGCCCAGGCGGCTCCGCCCGCCCCCGCCGTGAACACGGCGACCGGAGAGATCATTGATGACGAGGAACCCGAAACGACGGCGGGTTCCCCCGGAGACCCCGTGACAGCGGGCGCCCCGGAAGAACGACGGGGGCAGGAGACATGA